A single window of Synechococcus sp. CBW1004 DNA harbors:
- a CDS encoding Fur family transcriptional regulator, whose amino-acid sequence MAHPTPPLDPETLNLGPRQLSLLQVLRQAEAELSGQELHQRLREEKARSGLATVYRNLRQLQCAGLVRCRKLPNGESVYAPVDRDDHHLTCVSCGHSEPLPICPVGRNGLGLNAVQLHGFKPLFHTFEVHGLCPSCQQHAPSGHD is encoded by the coding sequence ATGGCTCATCCCACACCCCCCCTGGATCCGGAGACGCTCAACCTGGGGCCCAGGCAGCTGTCCCTGCTGCAGGTGCTGCGTCAGGCCGAGGCGGAACTGAGCGGTCAGGAGCTGCATCAACGGCTCCGGGAGGAGAAGGCGCGCTCCGGACTGGCCACCGTCTACCGGAACCTGCGGCAGCTGCAGTGTGCGGGGCTGGTGCGCTGCCGCAAGCTGCCCAACGGGGAGAGCGTCTACGCCCCCGTCGACCGCGATGACCATCACCTCACCTGCGTGAGCTGCGGCCACAGCGAACCGTTGCCGATCTGTCCGGTGGGGAGAAATGGCCTTGGGCTGAATGCGGTGCAGCTCCACGGCTTCAAGCCCCTGTTCCATACGTTCGAGGTGCATGGTCTCTGCCCCTCCTGTCAGCAGCACGCGCCATCGGGTCACGACTGA
- a CDS encoding NAD(P)/FAD-dependent oxidoreductase, with protein MERFFLELDPPEEAMRRWPHVVVVGGGFAGLRICHGLAGQPVRVTLIDKRNFNLFQPLLYQVASGLVSEADVASPLRQMVGNAPNIQILLGEVVDIDPEAREVVLNGHHLAYDQLILATGSGSTYFGREEWRSLAPPMKILEHADEIRRRLLMALEEAEQTRDPERRAFLQSVVVVGAGPAGCELAGSLIELMHRAVQRDFKQLRSEDCRVILVDLVDRVLPTMAPQLSAAAADHLQSAGVELRLGLRVKEIAPGRVSLDGAGETRDIEAATICWTAGVRASRLGLRLSELIGCPVDRGGRLMVEPDFSLPGHPEIRAVGDLCCYNHTASGTPLPGMAGPAVQAGGWIARDILARLRGETTPPFRWLDLGSMAVIGPWYAVADLRGLHVTGLAGWLLWALAHLAFIPDTENRIALFSKWMWQIATRQRTALLITGRPDQHLGVDVGLFRATRSGLAERPGHLSPERTGSPSPT; from the coding sequence ATGGAACGCTTCTTCCTGGAGCTCGATCCGCCCGAGGAGGCGATGCGCCGCTGGCCCCATGTGGTGGTGGTGGGCGGAGGCTTCGCCGGCCTCAGGATCTGCCATGGCCTGGCCGGCCAGCCGGTGCGGGTGACGCTGATCGACAAGCGAAACTTCAACCTGTTCCAGCCCCTCCTCTATCAGGTGGCCTCGGGTCTGGTCTCCGAAGCGGACGTCGCCTCGCCGCTGCGCCAGATGGTGGGCAACGCCCCCAACATCCAGATCCTGCTGGGTGAGGTGGTCGACATCGACCCCGAGGCGAGGGAGGTGGTGCTCAACGGGCACCATCTGGCCTACGACCAGCTGATCCTGGCCACCGGCTCAGGCAGCACCTATTTCGGCCGCGAGGAATGGCGCTCCCTGGCGCCGCCGATGAAGATCCTCGAGCACGCCGATGAGATCCGGCGCCGGCTGCTGATGGCCCTTGAGGAGGCGGAGCAGACCCGTGACCCGGAACGGCGCGCCTTCCTCCAGAGCGTCGTGGTGGTGGGGGCGGGACCGGCGGGCTGCGAGCTGGCCGGTTCTCTCATCGAGCTGATGCACAGGGCCGTGCAGCGCGATTTCAAACAGCTGCGGTCCGAGGACTGCCGCGTGATCCTGGTGGATCTGGTCGATCGGGTTCTGCCGACGATGGCCCCCCAGCTCTCCGCCGCCGCCGCGGACCATCTCCAGTCAGCCGGGGTGGAGCTGCGGCTGGGCCTCCGGGTGAAGGAGATCGCACCCGGGCGCGTGAGCCTCGACGGAGCCGGGGAGACCCGGGACATCGAAGCAGCCACCATCTGCTGGACGGCCGGAGTCCGGGCCTCCCGCCTGGGCCTGAGGCTGAGCGAGCTGATCGGCTGCCCGGTCGACCGCGGCGGCCGACTGATGGTGGAGCCGGATTTCTCGCTCCCCGGTCATCCCGAGATCCGGGCGGTCGGAGATCTCTGCTGTTACAACCACACCGCTTCAGGGACACCGCTGCCCGGCATGGCGGGTCCGGCCGTGCAGGCGGGGGGCTGGATCGCCCGCGACATCCTCGCCCGCCTGCGCGGGGAGACCACGCCGCCCTTCCGCTGGCTCGATCTGGGCAGCATGGCCGTGATCGGCCCCTGGTATGCGGTGGCGGACCTGCGCGGCCTGCATGTCACCGGCCTGGCGGGCTGGCTGTTGTGGGCCCTGGCCCATCTCGCCTTCATTCCGGACACCGAGAACCGCATCGCCCTGTTCAGCAAATGGATGTGGCAGATCGCAACCCGCCAGCGCACGGCGCTGCTGATCACCGGCCGGCCGGATCAGCATCTCGGTGTCGATGTGGGGTTGTTCCGCGCAACCCGGAGTGGACTCGCCGAGCGGCCTGGCCACCTCTCCCCGGAACGAACCGGATCACCCAGCCCGACCTGA
- a CDS encoding transglutaminase family protein produces the protein MHLSIGCRIELRCEAATPLLALVHVHGSLATDLIAPEQLLLQPDRTVEVLADQSGNRWCRFVAAAGTTSLHYATTIEAPDHSDPVLPGVRQCPIEALPIDTYRFLNASPYCDTAALMELAWSTFAGIPAGWSLVQAICDWVHGQIRFEYGASELHQSASQTADAGVGVCRDFAHLAITLCRCLNIPARYCTGYLGYTGIPIGLAPVDFSAWFEAFLGDRWYVFDARHNIPRCGRVLIARGRDAADVPFLRSFGAHELTGFEVITEALSSDAPRPLSGDEPAERSESPVL, from the coding sequence GTGCACCTGAGCATCGGCTGCCGGATCGAGCTGCGCTGCGAGGCGGCCACGCCGTTGCTGGCACTGGTGCATGTCCACGGCAGCCTGGCCACCGATCTCATCGCCCCAGAGCAGCTGCTGCTCCAGCCTGATCGCACCGTTGAGGTGCTCGCCGATCAGAGCGGCAACCGCTGGTGCCGCTTCGTCGCAGCCGCCGGCACCACCAGCCTCCACTACGCCACGACCATCGAGGCTCCGGATCACAGCGATCCGGTGCTGCCCGGCGTGCGCCAGTGCCCGATCGAGGCCCTGCCGATCGACACCTACCGCTTCCTCAACGCCAGCCCCTACTGCGACACCGCCGCCCTGATGGAGCTGGCCTGGAGCACCTTCGCGGGGATTCCAGCGGGCTGGTCGCTGGTGCAGGCCATCTGTGACTGGGTGCATGGCCAGATCCGCTTCGAGTACGGCGCTTCCGAACTCCACCAGAGCGCCAGTCAGACTGCTGATGCCGGTGTCGGCGTCTGCCGCGACTTCGCCCACCTGGCGATCACCCTCTGCCGCTGCCTCAACATCCCCGCCCGCTACTGCACCGGCTATCTCGGCTACACCGGCATTCCCATCGGCCTGGCCCCCGTCGACTTCTCCGCCTGGTTCGAGGCCTTCCTCGGTGATCGCTGGTACGTCTTCGATGCCCGTCACAACATCCCCCGCTGCGGCCGGGTGCTGATCGCCCGCGGGCGCGACGCGGCCGATGTGCCCTTCCTGCGCTCCTTCGGGGCCCATGAGCTCACCGGGTTCGAGGTGATCACCGAGGCGCTCAGCAGCGACGCCCCCAGGCCCCTCAGCGGAGACGAGCCCGCAGAGCGCAGCGAGAGCCCCGTGCTCTGA
- a CDS encoding superoxide dismutase, whose translation MRPRFLIRPLLACLTALLLLLGTAAPVWAEFTLPPLPYAPDALEPAIDATTMTLHHDRHHAAYVANLNAQIKAEPSLRTLKLDALQGQISRFPVAVRNNGGGHWNHSQFWAVMAPPGQGGAPSEALLAAISTDFGSLEALQQAFDQAAAGRFGSGWAWLIRRPDGSLAITSTANQDNPLMDLPGIERGTPLLGLDVWEHAYYLRYQNRRPDYIQAWWSLVNWDEVNRRFEAAGSGPAA comes from the coding sequence ATGCGCCCTCGCTTCCTGATCCGGCCGCTGCTGGCCTGCCTGACAGCGCTGCTTCTGCTGCTGGGAACGGCGGCCCCGGTGTGGGCTGAATTCACGCTGCCGCCGCTGCCCTATGCCCCGGATGCCCTCGAGCCGGCGATCGACGCCACCACGATGACGCTCCACCACGACCGTCACCACGCCGCCTACGTGGCCAATCTCAACGCCCAGATCAAGGCCGAACCGTCCCTCAGGACCCTGAAGCTGGATGCGCTGCAGGGCCAGATCTCGCGCTTCCCGGTGGCGGTGCGCAACAACGGCGGCGGCCACTGGAACCACAGCCAGTTCTGGGCCGTGATGGCGCCGCCGGGACAGGGAGGCGCGCCCTCCGAAGCGCTGCTGGCGGCGATCAGCACCGACTTCGGGTCGCTGGAGGCCCTGCAGCAGGCCTTCGATCAGGCCGCTGCCGGGCGCTTCGGCTCGGGCTGGGCCTGGCTGATCCGCAGACCCGATGGAAGCCTGGCGATCACCAGCACCGCCAATCAGGACAACCCGCTGATGGATCTGCCCGGGATCGAACGGGGCACGCCGCTGCTGGGCCTCGATGTCTGGGAACACGCCTACTACCTCAGGTATCAGAACCGCCGGCCCGACTACATCCAGGCCTGGTGGTCCCTGGTGAACTGGGACGAGGTGAACCGCCGCTTCGAGGCCGCCGGCAGCGGGCCTGCGGCATGA
- a CDS encoding META domain-containing protein → MLLQAPALAGSLTGTATYRERIALPRDAVFEAVLIDAALADAPARELGRVRLQPAGQPPFRFSIPYRDSDVTPGGRYTVRATVRQGDRLLFTTDTFTPVLTGGPSQPLDLVMVPVGSRRPPAPRSPLGHLPASWRGDLPAASGTTRWQVDLAPSGSFQLRQTFLDRPAPNQFDDIGRWLLEPGGQRLVLQGGREAPLFFQPVGGGAQLRKLNLQGQPIQSRHHDLLQRLPAAEPIEPRLHLLGMFSYQADAARIRLCATGASLPVAMEGDYRRLEQAYLKALPAGGAGRPLLVNLEGLIANRPSAEPGRAPERSLVVERFVGVHPGKGCPQAPPTAPTRAPLARPELRGTLWRLQALQDGNTPTLRKPPGKAAELQLAANSERVSGSGGCNRLMGGFQLDGEQVRFSRLASTQMACEPAAMAFERRFVDALAQVRRFSIDKQNLLLQNAQGRKLLLFRAMP, encoded by the coding sequence TTGCTGCTCCAGGCCCCGGCCCTGGCCGGCAGCCTGACGGGCACGGCCACCTACAGGGAGCGCATCGCCCTGCCGCGGGATGCCGTCTTTGAGGCGGTGCTGATCGATGCCGCCCTCGCCGACGCGCCCGCGCGGGAGCTGGGCCGCGTGCGGCTGCAGCCGGCCGGGCAGCCCCCCTTCCGCTTCTCGATCCCCTACCGCGACAGCGATGTGACCCCCGGCGGGCGTTACACCGTGCGGGCGACGGTGCGCCAGGGCGATCGCCTGCTGTTCACCACCGACACCTTCACACCGGTGCTCACCGGTGGGCCCAGCCAGCCGCTCGATCTGGTCATGGTTCCGGTGGGCAGCCGCCGGCCGCCGGCGCCAAGGTCTCCGTTGGGGCACCTGCCCGCCAGCTGGCGCGGAGATCTACCGGCGGCCAGCGGCACGACGCGCTGGCAGGTCGATCTGGCCCCCTCCGGCAGCTTCCAGCTGCGCCAGACCTTCCTGGATCGGCCAGCACCCAACCAATTCGATGACATCGGCCGCTGGCTCCTGGAGCCGGGCGGCCAACGCCTGGTGCTGCAGGGCGGGCGCGAGGCGCCGCTGTTCTTCCAGCCCGTCGGCGGCGGTGCCCAGCTGCGCAAGCTCAACCTGCAGGGCCAGCCGATCCAGTCACGCCATCACGACCTGCTGCAGCGGTTGCCCGCCGCCGAGCCGATCGAGCCGCGGCTGCACCTGCTCGGGATGTTCAGCTACCAGGCCGATGCCGCCCGCATCCGCCTCTGCGCCACCGGCGCCAGCCTGCCGGTGGCGATGGAGGGCGACTACCGCCGCCTGGAGCAGGCCTATCTCAAGGCTCTGCCCGCCGGCGGCGCGGGCCGGCCGCTGCTGGTGAACCTGGAGGGGCTGATCGCCAATCGCCCCTCGGCTGAGCCGGGACGCGCTCCCGAGCGCAGCCTCGTGGTGGAGCGCTTCGTGGGCGTGCATCCCGGCAAGGGCTGCCCGCAGGCGCCACCAACGGCCCCCACTCGTGCACCGCTTGCCAGGCCAGAGCTGCGCGGCACCCTCTGGCGGCTCCAGGCCCTGCAGGATGGCAACACCCCCACCCTGCGCAAGCCCCCGGGCAAGGCGGCCGAACTCCAGTTGGCGGCGAACAGCGAGCGCGTCAGCGGCAGCGGCGGCTGCAACCGCCTGATGGGCGGCTTCCAGCTGGATGGCGAGCAGGTGCGCTTCTCCAGGCTGGCCAGCACCCAGATGGCCTGCGAACCAGCGGCGATGGCCTTCGAGAGGCGCTTTGTCGATGCCCTCGCGCAGGTCCGCCGCTTCAGCATCGACAAGCAGAACCTGTTGCTGCAGAACGCGCAGGGCCGCAAGCTGCTGCTCTTCCGCGCCATGCCCTGA
- a CDS encoding ABC transporter substrate-binding protein, giving the protein MPPQPPRVPKAARRLLAGLAVFVLAGLLGYRWWQQQAPIPVAIGIDLPLTAGGAIDPSDKNTADLYLEEHPDSRIEIRNFYNSADPRLGPAELRKAMQEGIPFFINTQASNSAIKSLDLFRSPQALTINVSATSTKLSNLDDHFLRIIPDLNVEQKAVAEQVNKLPGRRLLILQDNSNLAYTDPALRSFRKAMDPRWQVETRQINYVTYQPQQLAALLHQPFDALYLLGGAFLPSIGNMAQQFHRHQPQAPIVLTPWARSAMIEDHAGDAGARILQISPYPDARRDPVLRSYLERFQKRFGYEPYAMSIGTRQALELLEQAFRRGYRTPADVKRYLLSQSSHRTSLGTIRFNRTGDSEGGLQAYWLSPATPSVSP; this is encoded by the coding sequence ATGCCACCCCAACCACCCCGCGTCCCCAAAGCCGCCCGCAGGTTGCTTGCCGGGCTGGCGGTCTTCGTGCTGGCAGGGCTGCTGGGCTACCGGTGGTGGCAACAGCAGGCGCCGATCCCGGTCGCCATCGGGATCGACCTGCCGCTGACGGCGGGCGGGGCCATCGATCCCAGCGACAAGAACACCGCCGATCTCTACCTGGAAGAACACCCCGACAGCCGGATCGAGATCCGAAATTTCTACAACAGCGCCGACCCCAGGCTGGGGCCCGCCGAATTACGCAAGGCGATGCAAGAGGGTATCCCCTTCTTCATCAACACCCAGGCCTCCAACAGCGCCATCAAGAGCCTGGACCTGTTCCGCTCACCACAGGCGCTGACGATCAATGTCTCGGCAACGAGCACCAAGCTGAGCAATCTGGATGATCACTTTCTGCGTATCATCCCCGACCTCAATGTCGAACAGAAGGCGGTCGCCGAACAGGTGAACAAGCTGCCTGGACGGCGACTGCTCATCCTGCAGGACAACAGCAATCTCGCCTATACCGATCCCGCTCTGCGCAGCTTCAGAAAGGCAATGGATCCTCGCTGGCAGGTTGAGACCAGGCAGATCAATTACGTGACCTATCAACCCCAGCAGCTCGCTGCTCTGCTGCACCAGCCGTTTGATGCCCTCTACCTGCTGGGAGGGGCCTTCCTGCCCTCCATCGGCAACATGGCCCAGCAGTTTCACCGCCATCAACCCCAGGCACCGATCGTGCTCACGCCCTGGGCCCGCTCGGCGATGATCGAGGACCACGCCGGCGACGCCGGCGCACGCATCCTTCAGATCAGCCCCTATCCCGATGCCCGCAGGGACCCGGTGCTGCGGAGCTACCTGGAACGCTTTCAGAAACGCTTCGGCTACGAGCCCTATGCGATGAGCATCGGCACGCGTCAGGCACTGGAGTTGCTCGAACAGGCTTTCCGCAGGGGATACCGCACACCCGCCGACGTGAAGCGCTATCTGTTGTCGCAGTCCTCCCACCGCACCAGCCTGGGCACGATCCGCTTCAACCGCACCGGTGACAGCGAAGGGGGATTGCAGGCCTACTGGCTGAGCCCGGCGACGCCTTCCGTGTCTCCCTGA
- a CDS encoding sensor domain-containing diguanylate cyclase has protein sequence MVVRTPSTAKLPTFWQRNLAQEVAVLALLLLLFAISSAAAMVQLRKRYIAIAAAEAEKVELRLSEQLQKARQQLRLFAQLGQGESRRALADLMGDFSDLYQLNRDLQVTEVIRQRPTSQVFPLFSISRGPLATYLRQPAAAGDFSPLLRGIEDGRPSIYITVPQDDGLLLGRVDLESLQSFLRQFSNTAGTPVLLVARDGSVLLSSHDTLRIPAFDRDPGLNQQVISPAMQIGTQTWIPIITPARSVGAAIVTLLPTQPLAEEQRQILLLLLVACTGSSLLIALKNLRMRRLLIRPISSLAERMHALKSPAPPVQPPAAAPAFAELAALESAFEAMAQAIREREEGLKRRANRDELTGLLNRRGLLERLETLLSAARRRHDDELGLLFLDLDLFKQINDNLGHAAGDTVLRTVAERLRERLREGDLAGRMGGDEFVVVLRGLADLAAAIAVAGTILEAIEQPIHGSDFEITISASLGVTLARPQEALDDVMARADTAMYQAKQDGTRIVPIH, from the coding sequence ATGGTCGTCAGGACGCCATCCACAGCGAAGCTGCCCACCTTCTGGCAGCGGAACCTGGCCCAGGAGGTGGCCGTGCTGGCACTGCTGCTGTTGCTGTTCGCCATCTCCAGCGCGGCGGCGATGGTGCAGCTGCGCAAGCGCTACATCGCCATCGCTGCGGCCGAGGCCGAGAAGGTGGAACTGAGGCTGAGCGAACAACTGCAGAAGGCCCGTCAGCAGCTGCGTCTGTTCGCCCAGCTCGGCCAGGGCGAAAGCCGTCGGGCACTGGCGGACCTGATGGGCGATTTCTCCGATCTCTATCAGCTCAATCGGGATCTGCAGGTGACGGAGGTGATCCGCCAACGGCCCACCAGTCAGGTGTTTCCTCTGTTCTCCATCAGTCGCGGCCCGCTGGCCACCTATCTGCGTCAGCCTGCCGCAGCCGGTGACTTCTCCCCGCTGCTGCGCGGCATCGAGGACGGCCGGCCCAGCATCTACATCACCGTCCCACAGGACGATGGCCTGCTGCTGGGTCGCGTCGATCTGGAATCGCTGCAGAGCTTTCTGCGGCAGTTCAGCAACACCGCCGGCACCCCGGTGCTGCTGGTGGCCCGCGATGGTTCGGTGCTGCTCTCCAGCCATGACACCCTGCGCATCCCGGCCTTCGATCGCGATCCTGGCCTGAATCAGCAGGTGATCAGCCCTGCCATGCAGATCGGAACCCAGACATGGATTCCGATCATCACGCCGGCCCGCTCCGTCGGCGCTGCGATCGTCACCCTGCTCCCCACCCAGCCGCTGGCGGAGGAGCAGCGGCAGATCCTGCTGTTGCTCCTGGTGGCCTGCACGGGCAGCAGTCTGCTGATCGCCCTCAAGAACCTGCGCATGCGCCGGCTGCTCATCCGGCCGATCTCCTCCCTGGCGGAGCGGATGCACGCGCTGAAAAGCCCGGCGCCTCCCGTGCAGCCACCGGCAGCCGCACCGGCCTTCGCCGAGCTGGCGGCACTGGAATCAGCCTTCGAGGCGATGGCGCAAGCGATCCGGGAACGGGAGGAGGGTCTGAAGCGACGCGCCAACCGCGATGAACTCACCGGACTGCTGAACCGCCGCGGACTGCTCGAGCGGCTCGAGACACTGCTCAGCGCCGCACGGCGGCGCCACGACGACGAGCTGGGGCTGCTGTTTCTCGATCTCGATCTGTTCAAGCAGATCAACGACAACCTCGGCCATGCCGCTGGTGACACCGTGCTTCGCACCGTCGCCGAACGGCTCAGGGAGCGCCTGCGGGAAGGCGATCTGGCCGGACGCATGGGGGGCGATGAGTTCGTGGTGGTGCTCCGGGGCCTGGCGGACCTCGCGGCGGCGATCGCCGTCGCCGGCACCATCCTCGAGGCGATCGAACAGCCGATTCACGGCAGCGATTTCGAGATCACCATCTCCGCCAGCCTGGGGGTGACGCTGGCGCGGCCGCAGGAAGCCCTGGACGACGTGATGGCCCGCGCCGACACCGCGATGTACCAGGCCAAGCAGGACGGCACCCGCATCGTGCCGATCCACTGA